The following nucleotide sequence is from Nothobranchius furzeri strain GRZ-AD chromosome 6, NfurGRZ-RIMD1, whole genome shotgun sequence.
cacctctttgagcacatcctgcTATCAGCTAACACGAACTACATGTTTTAGATTTCAGACAAACCCGTAACTAGTGTCTGAAACACCACCTGAAGTTTGGGAATGTTCATTCACCCTGTCTGGAGTGTATGTGAGCGGTTAGCTTTTCCGCTCTGTATCTGAAAGACTTATCTGCTGCTTATAGACGTTATGTTTCTgatctgagacacacacacacacacacacacacacacacacacacacacacacacacacacacacacacacacacacacacacacacacacacacgcaattaAGCATGTTGCGCTTTGACTTCTGACAGACTATTAAAATAAATATTACTGCATCCTTTGAAAATCACAACCTAATTTAGAAGGAACATTACTGCCCTCTTGTGGTGCAGTATTTAGTTTCAGCTGAtgttttttttatccattaaAATTTATATTGAGTTGATATCATATTTTCTTCAATCTACTGTTTTAAAAACTTGGCTTACAGTTACATAATGACATCATTACATGACCCTAACCAGTTCATATTTTTTGTAACTTGCATTTTTAGTTTTCTCTTAATTAGTATTTTATCTTTTTTAGAtagaatttttttgaattttgtctttTTGAAACTTTCACTGtgcctgtgaagcactttgtgattttaaaaTGAGCTATAGAAAAACCATTCTTGTtctaattatttattattcttttttgaatatttctttttgttttaagATTTTTTATagataattttttttgttttttaactaaCATTTTAAAACATCATGGTTGCACAAGTGATCAAAAATAGCCTGCATTATAAAGCAAAATGTATTTCATTTGCTTATATATGACAGAAACACAATTATTGGATTTATTTCTCTTTAGTTGTGAGCCACACACATTTTAGGAAAGTACAAATCGAAGTTATTTTTCGCATTTTTATAGCTTTATCTGAAATTGTGTGAGTTTGGGATTGTTTGTGCTTTTGTTCTTCACAACTTTCTCGTTGCTCACCTGCAGAACTCCTCCTCCAGCTAAACCCAGGAGGTAAACATCAAGTCAAACGGCTACCTGTGTCTCCAAGCTGCACCTTTTTATTTGGAATGAATATTGAACACTTAATATGCACTCTATTCACGGTGTGTGGTGGTTGCTGTGACGAGCACATCTCCCAATTTGAAAGAAAATGGAATCTTCACTCTGATTTTAAAAAGATATTTAAATCTATATAAAATGGGGGACGAAAACAAACAAATGACAGAATAATTATGTAAAGTAAACCatcaaaataatttaaaaaaggaaTTTAGCTGTGAAAAATGTTATGGAAATTAGATAAATGATTAAATCAGaaactgaataaaaataacaggtgtttcttTCATTTTGACTCTAATACGTTTATGAATCAATTTCACTATTTAAAGCAAAATACTTTATCAGATTGGTTTTAAAATTTATAAAAAGCACCAGCAGATTTCACAAGGTGCACTTTTAATTTGCGCATATTTTTTCAAAACCAAAGTTGTTTGAATTTCTTTTAGAAAAGGAAATGATTATCTTTCTTTTACTccttattttttcatttattctGCCTGGAAAAATTTTGTTTTACCATAATTTCTAAATATATAGTACACTCAGAACATTTTAGCaatgaaatgaatgaaaataTGTGTCATTTCTAAAAGATAATAAAGTCAAAAGTCCTCCAGGAGAGACTATTCCATGTTTTTTTCCCACTGTTTGTGTCAGTGAGAGTTTGACTTTATTGGCGTAATAAACCAGAATGTTGTTTCTCATACTTCTAACCTGAATATCTATTTTTCCAGTGATAACTGCATTGATCCCTGCTAGACACACTAGTGCTCTGCTCCGATCACTAATGCTGGGTGTGGATTTTCTCGACAGGAAACCTCCATTGGAGCCTCAGAGTAACGTGTCTCCTCTGAGCGATGCCAGCAAGAAGCGTCTGATCGAGGACACGGAGGACTGGCACCCTCGAACCGGCACCTCCCAGTCCCGCTCATTCCGCATCCTCGCCCAGATGACAGGAACTGAAAAGGGTAAAACCTAAACTCCCATCTGATTTAGAAGAAAACTTTGACATCTCATGCATTTAGATTTGGTTTTAAAGTCAGCTTATAATTGGAGTAAGAATGGAATGACCAACAGACCAATACTAAATCACGACGCTTAAAGGAGTTCAGGACAGTTTCTACATTTCTGGTAAGCTACACATTTTTATGTTGTGAAACGTTTATTGAAACAAATAGTTTTAAAGTCGTTTTTGATTAAGAATGAATTTACACTCCTTTGTGAGGACTTTATAATTTacctttccaaaataaaagcccccAAAATCTAAATGTATAATGAGTCTGTACCTAAAATTAGGTCTTGTTGATGGTCAGTTGGAGCTATAATTCTTTCAATCTCGGACAACTTTAGGTACTTCTCCtctagttgaagctaaccattagcattagcaactccaccacacggcagaactcctccaggcttgtgttatttgtggagataaaacatcaatccccagtgagttgtggtggatggctgcttatactgagccaggatcctctggaggtttcttcctgttaaaagggagttttcctctccactgtcgctaaatgcttgcttagtatgaggattgctgtaaagtcactgacaccagtctgctgggttccttatatacgaaactttttactgattggcttaatgaactgacctgtattggaatctttactatgtgaagggccttgagacgactcttgttgtgatttggcactgtataaataaacttgacttgaattgAATGTAGCAAAGCAAACTGAGCCAGTGGTAGAGCCGcgtagctgttagccaatcagaggcaaggggtgtttctcaatatcaAGGACCCTTgcattgatgtcttggccccgccctggttgcctaggagatatgtcatcaggagccgccaagacatgttccaatcggttccaatgttcatgttctaccgaggcatgtgttctgtttgttagccatttagctagctgagcaaggatacatgggaggtattttgtagcctagccttggtcaaaaattacccacaatacaccgcggtattttcaaaaagacggcggatcagaagccggcagctacttcggggacaattttcaagtttaaaagtaagtcggctaatttaaaatgtttttttttagatccaaagaagttttctattgttggttagttgcttagtagttgcagcttcggtggctagcgggtagtaactcgcctatattttttaataaacctatacacaatttaaaaagtaaaaaggctCCTTATAttatatattgaaactaatacgtataaaatataacacatCTCGTGTCACGTGgtattacgtgaccgccgtggaagccgcggtcacgtgatgcaagtctgttccatttaaccgttttctttgaccaaggaaggacagtgtcctcaaggaaggcgcctggcctcgcaagacatcgcctcgcaaggcaatgcgccttgacactgagaaacacccaaggtgtccagatatcaggaagtaagcCTCCAAATCCTGGAGTCTAAAGCTCTTCTCTGATCTGACTCACTTGTCAAATCAAAGCAACTCAAAGTGATGTACAAGATTAAAAATAACCACACAACAGTCAATTTCCCACCCATTGATTAAAATCCAAGATCCCTTCTATATCTCTCTCCCCCTTGTAGTTGTAATTCCTGTAAATGGTGCAACAGAGActactgaaaatgtatttaataaaCCAGTGTTCCATACCTTTAAAGGTGACATATAATGCAAAACTcaacttttgcatccttttgtactgccatgtgggtctctactgcctctattgaCACTCCAGATGTGAAGAAATAATTCCATTCAACGGTTTTCCGTCACTGTCTGTTTTTGGGAATTATATACCTAAAACGAGGCATTTCAAAAAgtcagtttgtgatgtcacaaatggagaatttagaatagaaccacctctcgggTGTAAGAGTGAGCTGtttttggaggagcagcagctctacttctAGCCCCTCCGGGATATCTAAGCATCTCAGCTTACAGCAGTCTGAGCAATGGAGGAGTGGGCGtggtcagctccagcttgttttcttaaagtgacagaactaAAAACTGGCTCATTTTGGAAAGTAccaataatgttaaaaataaaactcctgaaattgcttcatgtgagaggatttagtgcaaagaacttcatgaacctGTTTGGCATTGACCCtacaacaggggtgtcaaactcaaactcacacggggccgaaatgaaactctgggacggagtcgagggccaaacttaatattttttgaaaaagtgacggcaaatttgcacgttttctttatcaacatgtatgcaattttgaacctttaaatttggaaacaaacatatgtctgcattaacactgaatgtggaataaccaaattacacacgagcaagtcagttttaaatgaaaggcatcagtggtattcattacttgtggtatatccagcatttttaaaatctattcaggatttatgttttcttgtttattcatttttcttatttttattctcctttttttctcctgtaataagtgtcatcgctgctgtgacatctagctttccccactgaggaacaataaagggattttctgttctattcatctatctgcagcctttccacttcctgtttactgtaggttaaatcttttctcacggaacaacaacaaaataaaaatatcattttatcttaaatgaaaatgcaacatctcacctgttaactttcatgttttggagcagaaaaagagcataaaaccaacatatttaaagctcagtttgctccactggtttactgtgatgctcacctgttcaagccagatgcctgcatcatggggttgatctgagctgaggaggagactcctgttgttttgttcatcttcatcataataatgacaacattagatgacaacaggtgctcacataggtttgtgctgctgaacatgtctgagcagcttgaccatgttgttgtgtgtcggggaggaaacacgacagcagccacagaggcgtgctggtttgagcgtgtcgctgctcgctggagttatatcagctctgtcaggatgttagtttgaaaactttctctttcagtcgtgaacacattactgagcggctagaatctccgtttctgggcttctacgtcagaaaacagctgagtgaactcggcgctgagtgagaggagtgtagtttgtccgagacagcggagctgcagacacccaactacctctgactgcctcggcgctgaaaaaacacaaaggagggggcgcgtctgctccgcactggcgccgcaaagcatcatgggagttgtagtctttgcggtaaaatcggccagcgggccagttttaatatatttttgatatttatctcgcgggccacagatgcggcccgcgggccttgactctgacatgtgCCCTACAACTataatcacataagaaaaaagtaAAAATCCAGTAATTTTAATTAGAAAAACTAGGCAAAAATCCTAGAATATTTGGCCAAAAACATTTAGCACTTAGGTTTGCACATTTTGAGTATTTGATAACCTGTTATTCTTTAGTTAATATTACTCTGAAATAGATCGTGAACACTTTAAAATGCTGATAGCATGTGGCTACTCTGctcatttattttatctttttgTCACAGAACAAACACCGGAGAACAGTGAAAAGAAGTAAGTGACTATTTTAACTTTTTATATACTTTTATATTTTTCCTCTTTCTGCAGCAGGTAGAAACGTAGCGCTGCCACACGCAAAATAAAATTAGAGCGATATTGCATAATTGCAATTGCAATTGTGTTGTTCTAATTACACAATTTACCTGTTTTTACAACAAGaagaaatatcatttctatagctcctcaagagaaaaatcacgaggcgcttcacaaaaacaaaaaatgtaaaaatataaaaaagaatttagaaaatggttaaaaatatatttaaaatgagcaaaaataggcaattgtgatttaaaaaaatgttaagaaagagagagagtgaataggaaagagggaaatcagtggatcctgaggaaggtggaataggtggggagagcagaataaagagagagtggtgaagaaggtcatacaaaagccagcttgaacaagtgagtcttcagctgctttttgaaggagaccactgagtccactggtctcaggctcagggggagagagttccagagtctgggggccacagcagcaaatgatctgtcacctttggtctttagtctggtgctgcacaaccagtaggcgttgatcactggacctcagggacctgctgggggtgtagggactaagaagatcaccaatgtaagatgttgcttgtccatgtaaggccctatagaccagaaccaggatcttgaaatgaaccctgaaggtgactggcagccagtgaagctggaggagaagcagggtgatgtgggtgtgtttggaggacttggtcagaagccgagcacaggcattctgaacctcctgtagacggttcagggaggttctgctcagactcgtgaaaagagagttacagtataagcgtgaggagatgaaggtgtggataactctcaagttcagagcgggacagaatgggactcagcttagcaatgttcctgagatggaagaaaatTAAATGACTAGAACAGTAACATTATCCCATTATAACGTGATATCGCTCTAGTTTTATTTTGCGTGGGTGGCAGCTCTCCGTTACTGTTGTAATGCATTTAGCAACAACTCTAAAACCATCTCAGCTCAGATGTGGAACTTCCACCTTTCTTAACGtttctattcttttttttttctctgttcACGTCTCGTCCTCGTTTCTCCCTGTTAacgttttttctttcatcttctttCCTGTTCCTTTTTTTCTGCCTCTTCGTGCAAATCAGAGCGACCAAGTTGGACCCAGAGGTTATAGGACACAAGTACAACAAGCTGAGGGACTGGCATCATGACGTTTCAGCACGAGTGCTGAACATTCAGTAGTACACGGCTTGTTTTTGTTGGTCTAACTTGGGTCATGATTAGCTTTTTGTGAAGCTATATGGTTAAATGTTCAAACCCAGATGGTCTCGTTCATTAAAAAATATTATATATGGCCTTTGTGTTAATTAGATGTATGCGTACAATCAACATTGGTATTATTTGAAGTAGAAAAATCATGAAATAAAAAATTCCTCTTTAATCTCTGCTTTTCTGTGCTTTATCTTTTTGCTTGGTTTTCTAAACTTACCAAAGttgttttgtttgattttcaTCATTTTACCTCAATAAACTCTCCTCTGCTTTGTTTTCTTCATCTTTTATGCCCTCCTTATTTTCTTTTGCCTGAAAAGAAATGAGCCTGAAAAACAGTCATCATACATGCACCTATTAATATCAGCCATTAGATAAATTTAGTGTATTTCATCATGTTATCATTGGCTCCCAAAGTTGGGGTCGGGACCCCACTGTGGGTCACCAAAACTACACGTTGGGACTTGAGTTGATTTCCAGGAATCAACATTAAATTTAAAAACAACTGTTGAAGTCATGTTTCTTGAGTAATTGTTTCAACAACTGAACCACATGATGGGAAAAGCATAAGTGAACGTGAGCTTAAGCGGTTTTCTTTACACCCTGCATGATTTAGCTTTTTGAGCATGTTAGTATTGCCAAATCAGAGATATGTAGGGTCACATGACTCTGAGATAGCTATTGATCGTGTGCAGTTGAAAGGTTCGGGGACCCTTGCTTTAAATTACTGTTGCTTAAGGAGAAACACATATGAGACtagatgaaaataaaataaaaataatcataTGGTCCGTACTTTTAAATTCTTGGGATAATTTATGTTTTCTTTTGAAATAATTGAAGGTCAAGCTTAGTTTCTGCTCAGCCCTGATTGGCATGGGTGTCTCTGAAAGGTCGTGACATTAAAACCAACTTCAGTTTCTGCTTTTTGGTAATCAAACGTAACTTTGACTTTTGCATGTTTAGCTTCAGAGAAAATCACAAGAGATGCCACATTCCACGTTGACTTTTAACATTTTTATAcgggtgtgtgtcagtgtgtcatGGTTTCTATTAAGTGAATGTGTTTCCCAGGGAGGATGTTGACAGAACCACTCCTGCCGTGCACACATCGCTCGCAGCAAAAACGTTTTCCAAGTCTGCAGCAGCACCCAAGAATGGAAATGTTGTTCCTGCTTCAACGTACAAGAGTCCTGCCGCCCAGAGCAAATCCTCATTCCAACCCGGACCGCAGCCAGGTGCAGAAACATCTTCACCCATCATCATGGCTGTTTGTGAATGTGTTGTTGCTCCTGTCCAACAGAGGGCAGCTCGTTCCCTGTATTTAACACACAGCAGTTTAAGGCCTGACACTAAGCTGTTTAAGATTATAGGCTGTATAAAAACTGGAGGTATTTGCTTAATGAGCTAAAGTTATTGGTTTTCCCAAGGTTCCTATTAGTCAAAGAGATTCTTAAAAGTGCGAATTAAGGATTTTATTTTGTGTGAAAGCTGCTCGTGAAACTCAGCGGGTCCCTGCCACGAGACCTCAAGCAGGTCAGCGTAAATATCTGCTGGAAGGCATCAGTCGTTATTAGCGGTACTACTAAGGCACGAGCACGGCCCCACATGAACAGATGCTGTTTGTGGCCGACGCAGTTCCCTGGGGAAATGCCGCAGAGGACAGAGCGCTTCACTGTTGGCTGGTATTTATCAGATGAACTCACTTTTGACTCCAATAAACAAGCGTGGGTCTCACAGAGGATGCCTATTAAGGTGGAATGTGCAGGCCTCGACCTGTTTGTTTGTTAATTTTCTATTAATGCAATAATATTTAACCTTAAGCACCATTTAAAGATACGATCTGGCCGATGCATTTCAGAAGAGTTTGGTGTTAAAAGATACTTTGAGTCAGATTTAGCAGATTCTTGCACTCCTTCATACTTGCATACATCACACCATATTATATAGTCTGCAGGATCAGATATATCCATCATAGATGTGTCTTTGCATCAAGAAACACAAATCTTTTTCAAACACATTGATTCAAGCAGACTTTTATAAATGTTGTTATGCCAATTCTTTTGATCCATTTGCTCTTTATCTAACAGCTTCAGGTGTTCCTAAGGTGGCAGCAGGGCCTTCGTTTGGGAAGGTTGTAAATGCCGCTCCTAAAGGACGGGATCGTCCCACTCCACAGCCTCATCCAGAGGACCTGAACTCTCTGGTGCAGCGTGCTGAGCACATCCCTGCTGGGACCCGCACCCCAATGTGCTGCAAGTGCAACAAAGTCATCAGGTACACCAGTGCATAAATAATAAGCACTTTGGAACAACGGCAAAACGTTTTATGTATTGTAGAATTCAAATGTTGTGTTGGGAACTTGTGCTCTTCATGTTTTTTTCCGCCAGAGGCCCGTTCCTCGTGGCCATGGGCATGTCGTGGCACCCCGAGGAATTCAACTGTGATCACTGCCACTCCTCCCTGGCAGAACGTGGATTTGTAGAAGAGAAGAACCAGGTGTACTGTGTGTGCTGCT
It contains:
- the pdlim5b gene encoding PDZ and LIM domain protein 5b isoform X3 → MSSSYSVSLAGPAPWGFRLQGGKDFCQPLTISRLTDGGKAVKAGISIGDIILSISGISTEGMNHLEAQNKIKACTGHLSLTLQRPSAVSKVDVHKEEEETNTKTPPPAKPRRKPPLEPQSNVSPLSDASKKRLIEDTEDWHPRTGTSQSRSFRILAQMTGTEKEQTPENSEKKEDVDRTTPAVHTSLAAKTFSKSAAAPKNGNVVPASTYKSPAAQSKSSFQPGPQPASGVPKVAAGPSFGKVVNAAPKGRDRPTPQPHPEDLNSLVQRAEHIPAGTRTPMCCKCNKVIRGPFLVAMGMSWHPEEFNCDHCHSSLAERGFVEEKNQVYCVCCYEQFFAPTCASCHQKILGEIMNALKQTWHVSCFVCAACHQPIRGSMFHMEDGQPYCERDYYNLFGTNCHGCDFPIEAGDKFLEALGFTWHDTCFVCAVCSTSLEGQAFFSKKDKPLCKKHAHTVNL